A stretch of DNA from Bacillota bacterium:
TATTACCCGTGCCCGGCCTTACTTTACGGGAGACAACTCCCGGAATGTCTACAGGCCCGCCGGCTACTCCCACATCGACTACCACAACCTTAGCCCCAGCCTGTCTGGCCAATACGCCGATGCCGGCAAATCCTCGAATAAAGGCAGGGAGCATCTGCCTGGTGATTTCCTGTGGTGCAACGCTAACACCTTCTTCCACCACACCATGGTCTCCGGCCATTACTATCACCGACTTTCCACCCACCGTGGGCCTGGGCTGCCCTGTAATTCCAGCCATTTGTTCCGCCACTTCTTCCAGTACTCCTAAACTACCCGGGGGTTTAAGCAAGTTATCCAGCCTCTCCCGGGCTTCCTTCATGGCACTGTCATTAAGTCCTTCTATCGACTGTAGGGTTTTGTTTAGCAATTCCATCTTTCACAACCTCCTGATAATAAATTAAAAAAGTTCACGACCAATATGGCCGTGAACTTTTCCATCATCCACAGGGCTAGCCCTGTTCCCAAGGGCTTTGCCAAAGCAGGCAGGTCTCCTGGCTCCCAGGCCTTATGCTTATGCCGCCTTCCCATTCGGCTACTCAACGGCAAAACATTAAGTTGAGTGCCGTACAGTGGCACAGGGCATGCACTTCCCGGTTACAGTGGCGGGACCGCTCAGGATTATAACCTGATTCCCTATTCTCCCCGAAGGGCACCTGCTTTTTTATTCTTTTAGTTCTGATTCCTTTTTAATATTACTCCCTTACTCTTCCTGTTATAAATTCGATTTTGAGGTAAAAATTCCTGCCTTTATTAATTTTTTTTACCTGCGCGCATAAATATTAACGTTTACGCCCCGCCGTTCCAGCCATTCGGCCGTGGTACCGGTAACCACAAGCTGCTTTGTGCTCATTAGACTTAGGGAACTTGCACCCAGGGCCATCATAATTATTCGCAAGTCAAATTTCATAACCTCAATATAACTTATTAAGGCTTGGACTCCTTTTTCCATTAATACTTGCAAAAAGGGTTTTGCTAATCCGGCCAGTTTTGCACCGGCCACCAGTGCCTTGGCCACATCTTCAGGGGACCGTACACCGCCGGTAGCGATTATTTGGGCATTACCGGCAACAGACAATGCTTCCAATAAGGAAGACGCAGTGGGAATTCCCCAATTTAACAAGGGGCCACCGATTCTTTCACTCCGGCCTTCTTCAACGGCCGCAAAATTAGTACCGCCGCGCCCCCCTATATCAATGATCGTCACGCCCGCATTGACCAAGGATGACACCGTTTCCAAGCTCATACCGAACCCCACTTCTTTAACAATCACCGGGACCGGTAACCTGTCCACCAGCAAAGCAATATTGTCCATCACACCTCTAAAATCCACATCCCCTTCAGCCATACTAAGCTCCTGGGCGATATTGATGTGTAACTGTATTGCGTTTGCCTCAAGCATGTCCACTGCCGCCTTGGCATCATCATAACTACAGCCCGCATTCAAGTTTGCCAGCACCACACCATCAGGATTCTTTTGGCGTACCACAGTGAATGTATCTATTACACCGGCATTTTCAAGTGCGGCCCGCTGCGAACCTACTGCCACAGCTATACCTGTATCTGCTGCTGCTTGAGCCAGCCCGGCATTTATTTCTTTGACCTGCGGGTGCCCGCCGGTCATGGCATTGATTAAAAGCGGGGCACTTAATTCCTTCCCCAGAAAAGAACATTTACAATCAACCTGTTCCAAACGCAAATCCGGTAGCACTGCCGGAATCAAGGAAAGGTCCGTGAAACCGGACCCACCGGCATCCTCCTGCTGCAGGGAATGGTTTATATGGTCAACTTTCCTTTTCGATCTTAAGATCAAATACGCCTCCTATCAGGCTTTTTGAGCAATATTACCACCGTGATTTCCCCCCGTCAAGTTTGACATTTCCCGATCAATGGTAGAAAAATATAGACTTGATGGCATACAATAAGTATCAAAGGAGGTGCATTTAACAAAATGGAATTGCCGTTAATGGCATTGGTCAGACAGAACTTTCCCGGAGAACACATAAAAAACATTGAGGAGCAAGTGCTCCGCCAACTGCAAGGTGCCGGTCTGCACAATCGTATTCAAGCGGGGCAGAAAATAGGTATCACCGCGGGGAGCAGGGGCATTACAAATATAGTAAGAATACTTCATACCGTGGTTAAAGCTGTTAAAGCCACCGGGGCATGCCCGTTATTAATACCCTCCATGGGGAGCCACGGGGGTGGAACAACGGAAGGTCAACTGGCAATTTTACATAAACTCGGTATCAACGCCGAAATCGTGGGAGCCGAAATATGGCCTGAAACAAATACTACCGTAGTAGGGTATATAGAGAATAATATTCCTATACACGTAAACAAGGCGGCTCTAGAGTGTGACGGTGTCATAGTTATTAATAGAGTTAAACCTCATACGTCTTTCCACGGGCCCGTGGAAAGCGGTATTCATAAAATGATTGCCGTTGGCCTGGGCGGGCCCTCCGGGGCTGAAGCAATTCATAGACAAGGGGCACCGGCACTGCCTGAAATAATACCGGCTATGGCCACAAAAATTATGCGTCATATCAACTTGATTATGGGGTTGGCCATTATTGAAAACTCGTACGAAAAAACCCGGAAAATAGCTGCTGTTTTGCCGGAAGAACTGGCTGACAAAGAAGGTGCTTTACTGGAAGAAGCTCGTAGAACAATGCCTTCACTTCCCTTAACAGATATTGACCTGTTAATAATTGATCAAATGGGAAAGAATTTTAGCGGCACAGGGATGGATACAAATATAATAGGAAGGCTGCGTATACAGGGGCTGCCTGAACCTGAAAGCCCTCGGATAAAGCGTATTGCCGTTTTGGATCTAAGCCCTGAAACTGACGGCAATGCTAACGGTATTGGCCTTGCCGACTTTACTACACGCAGGCTGGTGGATAAAATTAATTTCCCGGCTACCTATAAAAACAATATTACTTCCACTTTTACACAGCGGGCCATGATACCCATTACCATGGATAACGACAGGGAAGTCGTGAATACTGCTTTAAAAAGTATAGGCCTTGTTAACCCCGGGCAAGCAAGGGTAGTCCGGGTAAGAAACACGCTGCACCTGGCGGAAATACAAGTGTCAGAATCAATTATGGAAGAGGTTTTGTCTGTTCCACACGTTGAACTGATTGGGAATCCAGCACCCATGCAATTTGATGGGGTCAGGCCCCCAACTTAATAAAGCAAAAAGGGGACTGGCACCTTTTTGAAAAAACTAAAAAGGAGTCATTCCCCTTTAAGAATTTTAGATATCCTGCGGCTCCAGGGGCTGTGAAGTATCCCAGTGCCCGGCCAGGGTAGCCATTTTATCTCCCTCTAACAAAAATTGCACCTTTTCTATACCTTCCAGCTCACAAAGTGAATTGGTCACTGACATTAAGGTATGGGTTTCTCCGGTAGACCCTCCCCAGTGTTTCGTGGAAAATTCTTTAGAAAAATTAACGTAGGCAATATTATCAACTACCGAGACCGAGAGCAGTTTGGCTTCTTTCGGAACAGTCTTGTTGTGTCCCTGCTCTTGGGGTCCTTTAATTAACTCCTTCATAATTACTTCTTCCAGTGTTTCGCCCCCCTTGGTTACCTCCCGCTTCTCCGAGACCAGGTGCAAAGCCTCAGCATCAGAGAAATACAAAGTTACCGTTACAGGTTCCTCCCTGGGCTCATCACTGATATCAGGCTTATTCTCATTTTCCCCGGCCTTAGAGGCCTCATTATCTCCACATCCCACCGCCAAAATGGCTACAGCCAAAACAACCAGAAACAAGCCAATTTTTCCCTTCACATTTATAACCCCCTCAATAATAATAAGAACAATGTTTTTTATGTACTGTGGTATTAATTATAGGTCATAAATCTTACAGGTAAATGAATAACTGTTACAAATCTTCGGTCTAAATATGACAAAAGTATTACAGATCAGGAATTTTGACCTCGAACACGGTATTCCCGTTTCTGTTTACCACTTCGATTCTGCCGTCCTGTAGTTGGGCCGCCTGTTTAACTATGGAAAGGCCCAGACCTGCGCCCCCTGTTTCCCTCGACCTTGCTTTGTCCACGCGATAAAAGCGGTCAAACAGGTAAGGAACTTCTTCCGGTGGGATGCCTTCCCCGTTATCTTGTACCCGAAGCACCATCTCTTTTCCGTCTGCCCTTGCCGTAACCTTTATGCTTCCGGTTTCAGGCGACGTATACTTAATAGCGTTATGCACCAAGTTGAAAAGTATACGTAACGTTAAGTCCGCATCAAGCGGCCAGTACAACCCTTGCTGTACATCCATTTTCAACTTTCTCGCGCCGGCCTGTGAACGTAGCAGGCCCAGTACCCGTTCCACTAACGGGGATACAGGCTGTGCCTGGCGTTTCAGTTTTATCCCCTCTTCTTCCAGCCTCACAAGGTAGAGTAGTTCATCCGCCAGCCGTGCTAGCCTGTCAATTTCCGCATCTATATCGGCTAAGAATTCACGGTATACTGTAGGGTCAGTTTCGTCACTTTCTAACAAAGACTGGGCAAGCGCTTTCATAGATCCCAGCGGCGACTTGAATTCATGCGAGGCATTGGTGATAAATTCGCGCCGCGTCTGCTCCACTTTCCCCAGTTTGTCACTCATGATGTTAAAAGCCTTTGCCAGGCGTCCCATTTCATCATTACTACGTACGGGCACGCGCACTCCCAATTTACCCCGGGTCATTTTTTCCACCCCGGCAGTTAATTCCTTGACAGGACCTGTTAAAAGCCCGGCCAAGAACCAACTTAGCAGAGCCGCTGCAGCCCCGCTGGCCAGAGTTAAAGAAATTAGCTGGCTTTCCACTCTTGCCAGTGTTTCAAATAAATCTCCCAGCCCTGTAACCAGCATTACAGCCCCATAAACCTTCTTATCATGAAGTACCGGTACGGCCACATAAAGCACTCTTTTGCCGTTTTGAATATTATGTATACCGGTTAAACTCTTGCCGCCCAATGCTGACTTAACTTCCCGGTGTTCTAATGTTCTTCCTTCCAGCCACGGTTCTCCGAAAGAGTCCATGAGCACTTTGCCCGTTTTATCCAGCATTAAAACCCTGGCATCGATTGTATCGCCATAGTTCCTGGCCCAGTAAAAAGAATTTCGGTCACCGGACAATAACAATTCCTGCCCACTGCCGGCAATTATGTTAGCGTGAGCAAGATAAGTTTTTCCCCGCTCCTCAAGATAGTAATTTTCAAGAGAATTAAACACAAGGTAGCTGAAAAGCAGCAGAGTTCCCAGGATAATTGTCATGTATGTACCGGCCAGACGCCATTTGATACTTGGAAACACTTATACATCCTCCTGGAAAAAATATCCTACGCCCCACTTAGTCAAAACAAATTGCGGCTGTTTAGGATCATCCTCTAATTTTTCCCTTAACCTTCGAATGTGCACATCAACAGTTCTCAAGTCAGCATAATATGGAGAGCCCCATACTGATTCCAACAGGTTCTCCCGGGTATAAACCCTCCCCGGGCTGGCCGCCAAAAGATATAGAAGGTCAAATTCCCGGGCAGTTAATTCTACCTTTTGTTCCCCTCTGCGTACTTTACGGCGCAATCCGTCAATATAAAGATTGCCCGCACGAATAACCTTGGCCTGCTCATCTTCGGGAGTGCTACTAAAACGACGTAAAACAGCCTTTATACGAGCTATTAATTCCCTGGTATTAAAGGGTTTGGTCACATAATCATCGGCTCCCAGTTCCAGCCCCACAATTTTATCGACATCTTCGCCCTTTGCTGTTAGCATTATGATAGGAATTTCACTGCTCTTGCGAATAAGACGACAGAGTTCCAGCCCGTCAATACCGGGCAGCATTAAATCCAACAAAATTAAATCAACCTGCTCCCTCTCCAACACGTCCGTACATTGCTGACCGTTATAGGCCACATATACATTATAACCCTCTTGTTCCAAACTTCTTTTTAATCCCTTAACCAGGAGTTTTTCGTCATCCACAAGCAAAACATTAGACATAGTTACACCCCACAGGCTTAACAATTAATTAAATTTTACCAGCCAGATACAGTAAA
This window harbors:
- a CDS encoding GerMN domain-containing protein, translating into MKNIVLIIIEGVINVKGKIGLFLVVLAVAILAVGCGDNEASKAGENENKPDISDEPREEPVTVTLYFSDAEALHLVSEKREVTKGGETLEEVIMKELIKGPQEQGHNKTVPKEAKLLSVSVVDNIAYVNFSKEFSTKHWGGSTGETHTLMSVTNSLCELEGIEKVQFLLEGDKMATLAGHWDTSQPLEPQDI
- a CDS encoding HAMP domain-containing protein, whose product is MFPSIKWRLAGTYMTIILGTLLLFSYLVFNSLENYYLEERGKTYLAHANIIAGSGQELLLSGDRNSFYWARNYGDTIDARVLMLDKTGKVLMDSFGEPWLEGRTLEHREVKSALGGKSLTGIHNIQNGKRVLYVAVPVLHDKKVYGAVMLVTGLGDLFETLARVESQLISLTLASGAAAALLSWFLAGLLTGPVKELTAGVEKMTRGKLGVRVPVRSNDEMGRLAKAFNIMSDKLGKVEQTRREFITNASHEFKSPLGSMKALAQSLLESDETDPTVYREFLADIDAEIDRLARLADELLYLVRLEEEGIKLKRQAQPVSPLVERVLGLLRSQAGARKLKMDVQQGLYWPLDADLTLRILFNLVHNAIKYTSPETGSIKVTARADGKEMVLRVQDNGEGIPPEEVPYLFDRFYRVDKARSRETGGAGLGLSIVKQAAQLQDGRIEVVNRNGNTVFEVKIPDL
- a CDS encoding DUF362 domain-containing protein, with the translated sequence MELPLMALVRQNFPGEHIKNIEEQVLRQLQGAGLHNRIQAGQKIGITAGSRGITNIVRILHTVVKAVKATGACPLLIPSMGSHGGGTTEGQLAILHKLGINAEIVGAEIWPETNTTVVGYIENNIPIHVNKAALECDGVIVINRVKPHTSFHGPVESGIHKMIAVGLGGPSGAEAIHRQGAPALPEIIPAMATKIMRHINLIMGLAIIENSYEKTRKIAAVLPEELADKEGALLEEARRTMPSLPLTDIDLLIIDQMGKNFSGTGMDTNIIGRLRIQGLPEPESPRIKRIAVLDLSPETDGNANGIGLADFTTRRLVDKINFPATYKNNITSTFTQRAMIPITMDNDREVVNTALKSIGLVNPGQARVVRVRNTLHLAEIQVSESIMEEVLSVPHVELIGNPAPMQFDGVRPPT
- a CDS encoding type 2 isopentenyl-diphosphate Delta-isomerase; protein product: MLRSKRKVDHINHSLQQEDAGGSGFTDLSLIPAVLPDLRLEQVDCKCSFLGKELSAPLLINAMTGGHPQVKEINAGLAQAAADTGIAVAVGSQRAALENAGVIDTFTVVRQKNPDGVVLANLNAGCSYDDAKAAVDMLEANAIQLHINIAQELSMAEGDVDFRGVMDNIALLVDRLPVPVIVKEVGFGMSLETVSSLVNAGVTIIDIGGRGGTNFAAVEEGRSERIGGPLLNWGIPTASSLLEALSVAGNAQIIATGGVRSPEDVAKALVAGAKLAGLAKPFLQVLMEKGVQALISYIEVMKFDLRIIMMALGASSLSLMSTKQLVVTGTTAEWLERRGVNVNIYARR
- a CDS encoding response regulator transcription factor gives rise to the protein MSNVLLVDDEKLLVKGLKRSLEQEGYNVYVAYNGQQCTDVLEREQVDLILLDLMLPGIDGLELCRLIRKSSEIPIIMLTAKGEDVDKIVGLELGADDYVTKPFNTRELIARIKAVLRRFSSTPEDEQAKVIRAGNLYIDGLRRKVRRGEQKVELTAREFDLLYLLAASPGRVYTRENLLESVWGSPYYADLRTVDVHIRRLREKLEDDPKQPQFVLTKWGVGYFFQEDV